The DNA segment ACCCTCATCCTCTATTTCCTGCAAATTTTCCAAGACTTCAAGTGGTGCTCCGGAACGGATGGCATAGTCTATTAACTCGTCCTTCGTTGCAGGCCAGGGAGCATCTTCCAATTTTGAAGCTAGTTCAAGTGTCCAATACATAGTCTTATCTATTATTTTATTAAGTTTTTCTATTTCGCCGCAAAAATAATACTTTTTATCTTATTCACAAGACTTCTTCCATATTTTTTCGTCTTTCCCCTCAATAAAGTTTAATTTCCTAGCTAAAACATATAAATAATCAGATAAACGATTTATAAATGCAAGAATATTGCCATCAATCTGTACTTCACCAGTCAAAGCCAATATTCTTCGTTCTGTACGTCTGCATATAGTTCTACATACATGAGCAATCGATGCCTTGTATGTTCCACCTGGCAGAATAAAGCTATTCTGACGAGGTATTATCTCCTGTATTTTGTCTATCTCTTCTTCGATCAATTTCACATCGCTTTCAGCGACTATTGAACAATTTTTCAGAGCAGTCTTAGATTGGTCAGTTGCCAAATATGAAGAAACGACGAATAATTTGTTCTGGATATTCTCCACCATTTGCTTATCGTCTCCGTCATCCATCAAGGAGGCCAAAAGTCCCAAATGTGAATTAAGTTCATCAGCCGTTCCATAAGCTTCTATTCTTTCATCAGTTTTCAATACTCTGACGCCACCTACAAGGCTTGTCGTACCTTTATCACCCGTTTTTGTATACACTTTAAGATCTTTCATAATATATGAATTTAAAAGTTCACTATATAGTTTTGTTTGAATCGTTCCTTATTGAAGAAAACGATACCGGCATAATACAAATCAAATGTAATCCCAACTCTGTCATCGTCAATTACTTTTTTCCAAAATTTTTTGGCTTTTTTATTCTGTTTAATCCCCTGAATCACTACTAATGAATCAATAGTAATCTTATCTAATAAAGAATAAAAGAATTCTTCATAATTTGCATCAAGAGACATAATTACCATGTCAACTCTAAATATATTCAATTCATCAGACTCATCAGTAATAGTTATAATACTTGATTTGCTACATCCTGCTCTTATATAATCACTGTAAGCATCAGACTCTGGATAAAAGTTTAAGACACACTTAGGCTGGCAATAATTTGCCAATCTAAAGTACAGCTTACTTA comes from the Xylanibacter oryzae DSM 17970 genome and includes:
- a CDS encoding DUF2795 domain-containing protein, producing MYWTLELASKLEDAPWPATKDELIDYAIRSGAPLEVLENLQEIEDEGDVYESIEDIWPDYPTKEDFLFNEDEY
- a CDS encoding cob(I)yrinic acid a,c-diamide adenosyltransferase, which gives rise to MKDLKVYTKTGDKGTTSLVGGVRVLKTDERIEAYGTADELNSHLGLLASLMDDGDDKQMVENIQNKLFVVSSYLATDQSKTALKNCSIVAESDVKLIEEEIDKIQEIIPRQNSFILPGGTYKASIAHVCRTICRRTERRILALTGEVQIDGNILAFINRLSDYLYVLARKLNFIEGKDEKIWKKSCE